Proteins found in one Deltaproteobacteria bacterium genomic segment:
- a CDS encoding peptidoglycan DD-metalloendopeptidase family protein — protein MNRKRGLLFSIVVLVLVGLGMKSTHWMQEQEELKPEPPRSQFQVVQDLVMKGETMLAIFEKHGLDISELFAMRDVAADVHPLRAIHAGQPYRLTLDSESRVNSFVYWINRDSYLQIKRVSTGGFHAERGELAYDKKLMTLSGAIADNLVSSVGEDREHLLLALNLSDIFALDIDFTTDLRKGDTFKVITEGYFYNGRFRKYGNIVAAEFTNNGELFKAYRFEHDGKIAYYDEDGNARKKAFLKAPLNFRRISSHYSKGRFHPVLKIWRPHHGVDYAAATGTPVCTVGDGTVVQAGWCGGYGKMVVVKHPNGWHTRYGHLSRIAKDVKKGKRLEQGQIIGNVGSTGIATGPHLHYEVRIGDKSVNPLTLKFPKGWPVPRKEFPAFCSVRDKMNTHLSATGICEIPTPSGQTTIKTVMDSDERDGISRTALLGSENKNNM, from the coding sequence TTGAATAGAAAGCGGGGATTGCTGTTTTCAATTGTGGTTCTTGTATTGGTGGGACTGGGGATGAAAAGCACACACTGGATGCAGGAGCAAGAGGAATTGAAACCGGAGCCGCCCCGGTCACAGTTCCAGGTCGTTCAGGATTTGGTAATGAAAGGCGAAACGATGTTGGCGATCTTTGAAAAACACGGCCTCGATATCAGCGAATTGTTTGCCATGCGTGACGTGGCGGCAGACGTTCACCCCCTGAGAGCCATTCATGCCGGCCAGCCTTACAGGCTGACTTTGGATTCTGAAAGCCGGGTAAATTCGTTTGTCTATTGGATCAACCGGGACTCGTATCTGCAGATCAAGAGGGTCTCTACAGGCGGCTTTCATGCGGAAAGGGGCGAACTGGCCTATGATAAAAAGCTGATGACCCTATCGGGTGCGATTGCAGACAACCTGGTTTCCTCTGTCGGCGAGGATAGGGAACATCTTCTTCTGGCCCTCAATCTTTCCGACATCTTTGCCTTGGATATCGATTTTACAACTGATCTGCGTAAGGGGGATACGTTCAAGGTCATTACGGAAGGATACTTTTATAACGGCCGCTTCCGGAAATACGGGAACATCGTCGCCGCTGAATTCACGAATAATGGCGAGCTGTTCAAGGCATATCGCTTCGAGCATGACGGAAAAATCGCTTATTATGACGAAGATGGAAATGCACGGAAGAAAGCTTTTTTAAAAGCGCCGTTAAATTTTCGGAGGATCAGTTCTCATTATTCCAAAGGAAGATTTCATCCCGTTCTGAAAATCTGGAGACCACATCACGGTGTCGATTATGCTGCGGCGACCGGTACCCCGGTTTGTACTGTCGGAGACGGAACGGTCGTTCAAGCAGGCTGGTGCGGGGGATACGGTAAAATGGTGGTCGTGAAGCATCCGAACGGATGGCATACCCGTTACGGCCATCTGTCCCGGATTGCCAAAGACGTAAAGAAGGGCAAGAGGCTTGAACAGGGACAAATAATCGGTAACGTCGGATCGACCGGTATTGCAACAGGACCACATCTTCATTATGAGGTTCGAATCGGCGACAAAAGCGTGAATCCCCTGACTCTCAAATTTCCCAAGGGATGGCCGGTGCCCCGCAAAGAGTTCCCCGCCTTCTGTTCAGTCCGGGACAAAATGAACACGCACTTGTCAGCCACAGGTATATGCGAGATCCCAACCCCGTCGGGACAAACCACCATCAAAACAGTGATGGATTCCGACGAGAGAGACGGCATCTCTCGAACCGCCCTTTTGGGGTCTGAAAATAAAAATAATATGTAG